The proteins below come from a single Candidatus Chlamydia sanziniae genomic window:
- a CDS encoding CT584/Cpn0803 family type III secretion system protein, whose product MAAKTKTLELEDNIFLLLEGNLKRIFATPIGYTTFREFQNVVFNCANSQQDIANFFFEMLINGKLTHEVEAQQKQAAHSLIAQFMMPIRVAKDIHERGEFINFITSDMLTQQERCIFLNRLSRVDGQEFLLMTDVQNTCHLIRHLLARLLEAQKNPVGEKNLQEIQEEITSLHNHFDELAKALQ is encoded by the coding sequence ATGGCAGCAAAAACAAAAACATTAGAACTTGAAGATAATATCTTTCTCCTACTTGAGGGAAATCTGAAAAGGATTTTTGCCACTCCAATTGGGTACACGACATTTCGTGAATTTCAGAATGTTGTTTTCAATTGTGCGAATAGCCAACAGGACATCGCTAATTTTTTCTTTGAAATGCTTATCAATGGGAAGTTAACCCATGAGGTGGAAGCCCAGCAAAAACAAGCTGCTCATAGCCTAATTGCTCAATTTATGATGCCCATACGTGTGGCAAAAGATATCCATGAACGTGGCGAATTCATTAATTTTATTACTTCAGATATGCTCACCCAGCAAGAACGCTGTATTTTTTTAAATCGTTTATCTCGTGTCGATGGTCAAGAATTTTTATTAATGACTGATGTACAAAATACCTGTCATTTGATTCGTCATTTACTTGCACGTCTCTTAGAAGCTCAGAAAAATCCTGTTGGAGAGAAAAATCTGCAAGAAATTCAAGAAGAAATTACTTCATTGCACAACCATTTTGACGAACTTGCTAAAGCGCTTCAATAG
- a CDS encoding pGP6-D family virulence protein: MGNLKTLLEGRFKKNTQTKMEALTRKRMEGELSPFLARLSHNTLSPEEKEKIRVLLNHYNCQEYVEEHDLTHLCSLSAKVKQIHHQAVLLHGEHIKQARYLLKRYREGAFSAWMILAYGNRQTPYNFLVYYELFTLLPDSLKKEIEKMPKQAVYTLASRQGPQEKKEEIIRNYRGEGKGELLDKIRKEFPLLATDSRQTSPTKQALTMLSKGSQLLSKCSRLSLDEKTALEKLIKKLERVKSNLFSDFPI, encoded by the coding sequence ATGGGCAATTTAAAAACGTTATTAGAGGGACGCTTCAAGAAAAATACACAAACAAAGATGGAAGCACTCACACGTAAGCGTATGGAAGGTGAGCTCTCCCCGTTTCTTGCTAGATTATCCCACAATACTCTTTCGCCTGAAGAAAAAGAAAAAATTCGCGTTCTTCTAAACCACTATAATTGTCAAGAATATGTGGAAGAACATGACCTTACCCATCTCTGCAGTTTATCCGCAAAAGTAAAGCAAATCCATCACCAAGCTGTACTTTTACATGGCGAACACATAAAGCAAGCTCGCTATCTTTTGAAACGTTACCGGGAAGGGGCTTTCTCCGCTTGGATGATTCTTGCCTACGGCAACAGACAAACACCTTATAATTTTTTAGTGTATTACGAGCTTTTTACTCTTCTACCTGACTCTCTAAAAAAAGAGATAGAAAAAATGCCTAAGCAGGCGGTGTATACTTTAGCATCTCGACAAGGCCCTCAAGAAAAAAAAGAAGAGATTATTCGTAATTACCGAGGAGAAGGAAAGGGTGAGCTCTTAGACAAAATTCGCAAAGAATTTCCTTTACTTGCTACAGACTCTAGACAAACTTCTCCCACAAAGCAAGCGCTAACTATGCTATCCAAAGGATCTCAATTGCTAAGTAAATGTTCGCGACTTTCTTTAGATGAAAAGACTGCCTTGGAAAAATTGATAAAAAAGCTAGAAAGAGTTAAAAGTAACCTCTTTTCTGATTTTCCGATATAA
- a CDS encoding ParA family protein: protein MKTIAVNSFKGGTAKTSTTLHLGAALAQYHNAKVLLIDFDAQANLTSGLGLDPDCYDSLAVVLQGDKTIQEVIRSIQDTGLDLIPADTWLERIEVSGTLAADRYSHERLKHILTMVEQDYDYVIIDTPPSLCWLTESALIAAHYALICATPEFYSVKGLERLAGFIQGIATRHPLTILGVALSFWNYRGKNNTTFADLIQKTFPGKLLNTKIRRDITISEAAIHGKPVFTIAPSARASEDYFNLTKELLILLREI from the coding sequence ATGAAAACAATCGCTGTAAATAGCTTCAAAGGTGGAACCGCTAAAACATCCACGACTTTGCATCTAGGTGCTGCTCTTGCACAATATCATAATGCAAAAGTATTGCTTATTGATTTTGATGCTCAAGCAAATCTAACTTCAGGACTAGGGCTTGATCCTGATTGTTATGATAGCCTTGCTGTTGTATTACAAGGCGATAAAACAATTCAAGAGGTCATTCGCTCCATTCAAGATACAGGATTAGATTTAATTCCTGCAGATACTTGGTTGGAGCGCATTGAAGTATCTGGGACTCTTGCTGCCGATCGCTATTCTCACGAACGACTGAAGCATATTCTTACTATGGTAGAGCAGGATTATGACTATGTCATTATTGATACACCCCCTTCTCTTTGTTGGCTTACGGAGTCTGCTCTAATTGCTGCGCATTACGCCCTGATCTGTGCTACACCAGAATTTTATAGTGTTAAAGGACTTGAACGTTTAGCAGGTTTTATTCAAGGAATTGCAACTCGCCATCCCCTAACGATCTTAGGAGTTGCTCTGTCCTTCTGGAATTATCGAGGGAAAAATAATACAACATTTGCGGATCTCATTCAAAAAACATTTCCAGGCAAATTATTGAATACGAAAATACGGAGAGATATTACCATCTCCGAAGCTGCGATTCACGGCAAACCTGTATTCACTATCGCGCCTAGTGCACGCGCCTCTGAAGACTACTTCAACCTCACGAAGGAACTGCTAATTTTATTAAGAGAGATTTAG
- the thrS gene encoding threonine--tRNA ligase, whose translation MYITYNQETFELPEGITAADFAHKLNNSHHFVGAVINNYPRDLTTPLQEGDSLTFVTFADPKGREIFFHTSAHLLAQAVLRLWPKALPTIGPVIEHGFYYDFANLSINENDFPAIENMVEQIVQEKFPISRIVLKDKHVALEHFSENPFKTEIIHELPENEEISAYRQGDFFDLCRGPHLPSTSSIKAFKVLRTSAAYWRGDPSRESLVRIYGIAFPTTKELKEHLHQMEEAKKRDHRLLGVKLDLFSQQECSPGMPFFHPRGMIVWNALMGYWSRLHQSAGYQQIQTPQLMNRHLWEISGHWANYKENMYTLKIDEEDYAIKPMNCPGCMLYYKTRLHSYKEFPLRIAEIGHVHRYEVSGALSGLMRVRTFHQDDAHIFLLPEQVEEETLNIFSLVATLYGTFGLDYHLELSTRPETGTIGSDALWELATEALQRALITSEKPFIVRKGEGAFYGPKIDIHVKDAIHRTWQCGTIQLDMFLPERFQLEYTTAEGTKDTPIILHRALFGSIERFLGILTEHFAGKFPLWLSPEQVRLITVADRHISRAKELADKWQRLGFVVTLDDTNESVSKKIRNAQNMQVNYMITLGDHEIAQNTLAVRTRDNRVLSDITLEQFLNAILEEKNSLSLTPLL comes from the coding sequence ATGTATATAACTTATAACCAGGAGACATTTGAGCTTCCTGAAGGAATCACAGCTGCCGACTTCGCTCACAAATTAAATAATTCTCATCACTTTGTTGGCGCAGTTATTAATAACTATCCCAGAGATCTTACCACTCCTCTACAGGAGGGTGATAGCCTCACTTTTGTTACTTTTGCTGATCCTAAAGGCCGAGAAATCTTTTTCCACACCTCCGCGCATTTGCTCGCTCAAGCTGTACTACGTCTATGGCCAAAGGCTCTCCCCACAATTGGTCCTGTGATAGAACATGGTTTTTATTATGATTTTGCTAACCTTTCTATCAATGAGAATGATTTTCCAGCCATCGAAAACATGGTAGAGCAAATTGTACAAGAAAAATTTCCTATATCTCGCATTGTTTTAAAAGATAAGCATGTAGCTCTCGAACATTTCTCTGAAAATCCCTTCAAAACAGAGATAATTCATGAGCTACCTGAAAATGAAGAAATTTCTGCTTATCGCCAAGGGGATTTTTTTGACCTTTGTCGTGGTCCACACCTTCCTTCAACATCGTCTATAAAAGCTTTTAAAGTGCTACGCACTTCAGCAGCTTATTGGCGTGGAGATCCTTCTCGAGAATCCCTGGTTCGTATTTATGGAATTGCCTTTCCAACAACAAAAGAGTTAAAAGAACACTTACATCAAATGGAAGAGGCGAAAAAGCGTGATCACCGCCTATTAGGAGTGAAATTAGATCTTTTTTCTCAGCAAGAATGCTCTCCAGGAATGCCCTTTTTCCATCCCCGAGGCATGATTGTCTGGAATGCATTAATGGGCTATTGGTCACGACTTCACCAATCTGCTGGATATCAACAAATCCAAACCCCACAGTTGATGAATCGGCACTTGTGGGAGATCTCTGGACATTGGGCCAATTATAAAGAGAACATGTATACATTAAAAATTGATGAGGAAGATTATGCAATTAAGCCTATGAACTGTCCAGGGTGCATGTTGTATTATAAAACACGTCTTCATAGCTACAAAGAATTTCCTTTGCGCATAGCGGAAATTGGTCATGTTCATCGCTATGAAGTGTCCGGAGCCCTCTCAGGATTAATGCGCGTACGAACATTTCATCAAGATGATGCTCATATATTTCTTCTACCAGAACAAGTAGAAGAAGAAACATTGAATATTTTTTCGTTAGTTGCTACGCTTTACGGTACTTTTGGTTTAGATTACCATCTCGAACTTTCTACTCGACCAGAGACAGGGACTATAGGCAGTGATGCTTTGTGGGAACTTGCCACAGAAGCTCTGCAGCGCGCTCTCATCACATCTGAGAAACCCTTTATAGTCAGAAAAGGTGAGGGGGCTTTTTATGGTCCGAAAATTGACATTCATGTTAAGGATGCTATCCATCGTACGTGGCAATGTGGAACTATTCAACTCGACATGTTTTTACCAGAACGTTTTCAATTAGAATACACTACAGCAGAGGGGACAAAAGATACTCCCATCATACTACATCGCGCTCTGTTTGGTTCTATAGAACGCTTTCTAGGCATTCTTACTGAACATTTTGCAGGGAAATTCCCCTTATGGCTTAGCCCTGAACAAGTCCGCTTGATTACTGTTGCTGACCGGCATATTTCTCGAGCTAAAGAATTAGCTGACAAATGGCAACGCCTGGGTTTTGTAGTTACTTTGGACGACACAAATGAATCCGTGAGTAAAAAAATTCGCAACGCTCAAAATATGCAAGTAAATTATATGATCACTCTTGGAGATCACGAAATTGCTCAGAACACCCTTGCTGTACGCACCCGAGATAATCGTGTGCTCTCTGACATTACCTTAGAACAATTCTTAAATGCTATACTTGAAGAAAAGAACTCTTTAAGTTTAACTCCATTATTGTAG
- a CDS encoding DMT family transporter yields the protein MTLFLVFFTAFIWSSSFAISKLATVAAAPLFVTGSRMLLAGGILLVIASLRSKMSLRMSKRVGGCVVLLAVTGFYLANVCEFLGLREINSSKACFIYGLSPFISALFSYIQLREIVTWKKIGGLSLGLIGYLSYLIFGGKENSSGWTWQIGVPEFLVLCATCLAAFGWTVLRKIEKISLISVTVINAYAMLIAGVLSLVHSAAVESWSPLPIENMSLFLKATFSLVLVSNLICYNLYAKLLRKYSSTFLSFCNLVMPLFSAFYGWILLGEGFSLGLVFAVTFMVIGCRLIYHEEFHQGYIIS from the coding sequence ATGACACTCTTCTTAGTATTTTTTACAGCGTTTATTTGGTCCTCTTCGTTTGCTATTAGCAAGCTGGCGACTGTCGCAGCTGCTCCTCTCTTTGTTACAGGGAGTCGTATGCTGCTCGCTGGAGGTATACTTCTAGTCATTGCTTCCCTACGATCAAAGATGTCTTTACGTATGTCTAAAAGAGTTGGGGGTTGTGTTGTTCTTTTAGCTGTTACGGGTTTTTACCTTGCGAATGTTTGTGAATTTTTAGGGTTGCGAGAAATAAACTCTTCCAAAGCGTGCTTTATTTATGGTCTTTCCCCATTCATTTCTGCGTTGTTTTCTTACATCCAGCTTAGGGAGATAGTCACTTGGAAGAAAATTGGAGGATTGAGTTTAGGTTTAATAGGCTATCTTTCGTATCTCATTTTTGGTGGGAAGGAAAATTCTTCAGGATGGACTTGGCAGATAGGTGTTCCGGAGTTTTTGGTACTTTGTGCCACGTGTTTAGCTGCTTTTGGATGGACTGTATTAAGAAAAATTGAAAAAATATCTTTGATATCAGTCACTGTAATTAATGCCTATGCTATGCTCATTGCTGGAGTGCTTTCTCTCGTTCATTCAGCAGCAGTTGAATCCTGGTCTCCACTCCCTATAGAGAACATGTCTTTGTTCCTTAAGGCGACGTTCTCTCTGGTCCTCGTCTCCAATTTAATCTGCTATAATCTTTATGCCAAACTGTTACGTAAATATTCTTCGACCTTCCTTTCTTTTTGTAACCTTGTTATGCCATTGTTTTCAGCATTTTATGGTTGGATTTTGCTTGGAGAAGGATTCTCTTTAGGATTGGTTTTTGCCGTAACATTTATGGTTATAGGCTGCCGCCTCATCTATCACGAAGAATTTCATCAGGGATATATTATTTCCTAA
- the sctE gene encoding type III secretion system translocon subunit SctE, which yields MTSGVSGNSNQDPTLAAQLAQNTHKTTEATTGHETTKASKQGTQVENAAAGFEELIQETSTQGSSKKESTSATKKSSKSDKSSKTSSKTSVSSASSTVTAQAVKGPKGLSQNNYELPQLPEPETTQINGTVLKKGMGTLALLGLVMTLMAQAAGKSWEAAFSQQNQAIQAQVENAPAIGEAIKNQANSQAAATEAQAKQSMISGIVNLVGFAVSVGAGALSALKGASSSIKAAAFTKQTGTASTSATSKALTSATSSAQQTAATASTTAASSAGSAASKAAVNLTDDMATATSKATSTATKGGGIFGKVLNTPNWSEKISRGLNVAKVQGGRVTKFASKTLSSSMQMSQLMHGITAGIEGIVGGVMGSEIAHQQRQAGAFEAQSEMMKQMSSVYGQQAGQAGQLQEQAQQSFNSALQTLQNIADSHTQTSSAIFN from the coding sequence ATGACATCAGGAGTGAGTGGAAATTCAAATCAAGATCCTACATTAGCTGCTCAGCTAGCGCAAAATACTCATAAAACGACAGAAGCTACTACAGGACATGAAACGACTAAAGCGTCAAAACAAGGCACTCAAGTCGAAAATGCCGCAGCAGGATTTGAAGAACTTATTCAAGAGACCTCAACACAGGGATCATCGAAAAAAGAAAGTACCTCAGCAACAAAAAAAAGTTCAAAAAGTGATAAGAGTAGTAAGACGAGCTCTAAAACCTCGGTGTCTAGTGCGAGTTCCACTGTAACTGCACAAGCTGTAAAAGGGCCAAAAGGCCTGAGTCAAAATAATTACGAACTACCTCAACTTCCTGAGCCTGAAACAACTCAGATTAATGGCACTGTTCTTAAAAAAGGTATGGGAACATTAGCTCTTCTAGGCCTTGTCATGACATTAATGGCTCAAGCCGCAGGGAAATCTTGGGAAGCTGCGTTTTCTCAACAAAACCAAGCAATCCAAGCTCAAGTGGAAAATGCCCCTGCTATTGGTGAAGCTATTAAAAATCAAGCAAACAGCCAAGCTGCAGCAACAGAAGCACAGGCGAAACAAAGTATGATCTCGGGTATCGTGAATCTCGTGGGCTTCGCTGTATCCGTGGGTGCCGGAGCGTTATCTGCGCTAAAAGGTGCGTCTTCAAGTATCAAAGCTGCTGCCTTTACAAAACAAACAGGAACAGCAAGTACATCAGCAACGTCAAAAGCTCTTACTTCTGCAACTAGCTCAGCACAACAAACAGCTGCAACAGCTTCTACCACAGCAGCGAGTTCTGCAGGATCTGCGGCTTCAAAGGCAGCAGTAAACCTTACTGACGATATGGCGACCGCTACATCAAAAGCGACATCCACAGCTACCAAGGGCGGAGGAATCTTTGGGAAAGTATTAAATACCCCCAATTGGTCTGAAAAAATTTCACGAGGTCTGAACGTAGCAAAAGTTCAGGGAGGACGTGTCACAAAGTTTGCAAGTAAAACTCTCTCTTCGAGTATGCAGATGTCTCAGTTAATGCACGGAATTACGGCAGGTATCGAAGGTATAGTTGGTGGAGTTATGGGATCAGAAATTGCCCATCAACAAAGACAGGCGGGGGCCTTTGAAGCTCAATCTGAAATGATGAAACAAATGTCTTCGGTTTATGGTCAGCAAGCAGGACAGGCAGGACAGCTACAAGAACAAGCACAGCAATCCTTTAACTCAGCTCTCCAAACCCTACAGAACATCGCAGACTCCCATACACAAACAAGCTCAGCGATCTTTAACTAA
- a CDS encoding secretion system protein, which yields MSLSSSSGPDSTKNILAQVLASTPQTVPQQDKLAGNETKQVQQTRSGKNTEMQSDTTISGTAGKDNVKTTTEVESLEQQGLAAGKETQGKESAATTISTSISSNKALMQSALEEANKTLENSMASLESLDAKQLQEVQDIVFAAISGKTEIKNASLETPNLPKPGIAPRKEVMEIGLALAKAIASLGEATRSALSNYASTQAQTDASNKMSLEKQGLKIDKEREEYQKTKELQEQAGNDKTLDTVNTVMMAVSITLAVISVVVALVTCGIGLVGTVAAAGVAAGAGAAAATTTAASVATQVTIQAVVQAVKTAVVQAVKLAIQTAIKALVKQGIKAFIKTLIKSIAKAISKAVTKIFSKGTNIISKAFPRLSKVLGNLTSKWVGIGMGIATAVPAAVKGIGDLNLANVQQELAQIQKEVGKLTAQSEMMKMFTQFWVQASRIAAKQTGQSDEMSQQAVKLAGQITKAFTAISAGLASAV from the coding sequence ATGTCTCTTTCATCTTCTTCAGGTCCTGACAGCACAAAAAATATTCTTGCTCAAGTTTTAGCATCCACCCCTCAAACTGTGCCACAGCAAGATAAACTTGCAGGGAATGAAACCAAGCAAGTTCAGCAAACCCGCTCGGGGAAAAATACAGAGATGCAGAGTGACACGACAATTTCAGGAACTGCAGGCAAGGATAATGTCAAAACTACTACAGAAGTCGAATCTTTAGAACAACAAGGCTTAGCTGCTGGGAAAGAAACTCAAGGGAAAGAAAGTGCGGCAACTACAATATCTACATCAATCTCCTCCAATAAAGCTCTAATGCAAAGTGCTTTAGAAGAAGCTAACAAAACGTTAGAAAATTCTATGGCATCGTTAGAAAGTTTAGACGCTAAGCAGCTACAAGAAGTTCAGGATATTGTTTTCGCAGCAATCTCTGGGAAAACAGAGATTAAAAATGCAAGCCTAGAAACTCCTAACTTGCCTAAACCAGGGATCGCACCTCGAAAAGAAGTTATGGAAATCGGTTTAGCACTTGCTAAAGCCATTGCAAGTTTAGGAGAAGCTACACGATCAGCACTTTCAAACTACGCAAGTACCCAAGCCCAAACCGATGCCTCTAACAAAATGTCCTTAGAAAAACAAGGGCTGAAAATTGATAAAGAACGTGAAGAATACCAAAAAACAAAGGAACTCCAAGAGCAAGCAGGAAACGATAAAACTTTAGACACCGTGAACACAGTCATGATGGCAGTTTCCATCACTCTCGCTGTTATTTCTGTTGTTGTTGCTTTGGTTACTTGTGGTATTGGTCTTGTCGGAACTGTTGCTGCAGCAGGAGTTGCCGCAGGAGCAGGAGCTGCAGCAGCAACAACAACCGCAGCGTCCGTAGCCACACAGGTTACGATACAAGCTGTGGTGCAAGCTGTAAAAACTGCTGTTGTACAAGCAGTTAAACTTGCAATTCAGACTGCTATTAAAGCCCTTGTTAAACAAGGTATAAAAGCCTTTATCAAGACATTAATTAAAAGTATTGCGAAAGCAATCTCGAAGGCTGTCACGAAGATCTTTTCTAAAGGTACAAACATTATTAGTAAAGCCTTTCCTAGACTCTCTAAAGTTTTGGGAAATCTTACAAGCAAATGGGTTGGTATCGGTATGGGCATCGCAACTGCTGTACCCGCTGCAGTAAAAGGTATTGGAGACTTAAACCTTGCAAATGTACAACAAGAACTTGCACAAATACAGAAAGAGGTCGGCAAGCTTACAGCGCAATCTGAAATGATGAAAATGTTCACCCAATTCTGGGTACAAGCAAGCAGAATTGCTGCAAAACAAACCGGACAATCGGATGAAATGTCACAACAAGCTGTTAAACTTGCAGGTCAAATTACCAAAGCTTTCACAGCTATTAGTGCTGGGCTCGCAAGTGCAGTATAA
- a CDS encoding SycD/LcrH family type III secretion system chaperone, which translates to MSKPTPSPANQPYKPSASFNKKTRSRLAELAAQKKAKKDDLQQIYPIPTEEETKKALLNILEGLSNGIPLQQILGLSDYLLEEIYTIAYSFYSQGKYNEAVGLFQILTASKPQVYKYILGLSSCYHQLKLYNEAAFGFFLAFDAQPENPIPPYYIADSLLKLDQLDESQNFLDITIDICSDKPEFKILKERCNIMKQSIAKQFSETSKKPAAKKTANKGKTSPKKKGGKKR; encoded by the coding sequence ATGAGCAAACCTACCCCTAGTCCTGCGAATCAGCCGTACAAACCTTCAGCATCGTTCAATAAAAAGACTCGTAGTCGTCTCGCAGAACTCGCTGCTCAGAAGAAGGCTAAAAAAGATGATCTACAACAGATCTATCCTATTCCTACGGAAGAGGAGACTAAAAAAGCCCTGTTGAATATCCTAGAAGGTTTGAGCAATGGGATACCACTGCAACAAATTTTAGGACTCTCCGATTATCTTTTAGAAGAGATCTATACCATTGCCTATAGCTTTTACTCTCAAGGAAAGTACAATGAAGCTGTAGGACTATTTCAGATTCTCACAGCATCAAAACCTCAAGTTTACAAATACATTTTAGGGTTAAGCTCATGCTATCATCAACTTAAACTCTATAACGAGGCCGCTTTTGGATTTTTCCTCGCATTTGATGCTCAACCAGAAAATCCCATTCCTCCGTATTACATCGCTGATAGTTTACTCAAACTTGATCAGCTTGACGAATCTCAAAATTTCTTAGACATTACTATCGATATTTGTAGTGATAAACCTGAGTTTAAAATCTTAAAAGAACGATGCAATATCATGAAACAATCTATAGCCAAGCAATTCTCAGAGACATCTAAAAAACCTGCAGCGAAAAAAACAGCGAATAAAGGTAAAACTTCCCCCAAGAAAAAGGGTGGGAAAAAACGTTAA
- the mutL gene encoding DNA mismatch repair endonuclease MutL, producing the protein MSLRRSIQLLDTTTINQIAAGEVIANAASVVKELVENSLDAEADEVEVETLGGGQGTIVVKDNGCGMAVADVLLALQRHATSKIGAFSDLFSLKSFGFRGEGLPSIASICKMEIQSSLRGGEGSRTVIHGGNVVFSEPFARQTGTTILVHSLFYNVPVRKDFQKSPQADRVAIRKLLENCVLTTGHVGWSWISEGNRELHISKYQQFEDRVAFVMGEGFMQEALKIDVENDMMRIVGFLGSPNFHRPTRQGQKIFVNDRPIDSLFISRIVGEVYTLVLPLQRYPVFVLKLYLPPAWCDFNVHPQKAEVRLLKEDIIGEKLKEALIEVLTLPQGIRECREFLIVDDVDKELQCIPTVSLWEEHKGNSSSGFSYSPSLPMDSVPLVVEVHKEKSQGLPMQMDWLGSRNVRFLTSLGRVVLAEDLEGVHVIFTAAARKHLFYLSLVGEERPIYKTQMLLLPVQLQVTTQEALFFSLYTQELSRLGIGISQIGPNNFTIESAPSFINEEELKAWILMLAAGSTTNIESKGLSHVIKETLARAVFSKNSQIFDVSWLALLWAVGKPEKGFDGTQICRILLDSDFI; encoded by the coding sequence ATGTCTTTAAGACGATCTATTCAATTACTGGATACGACGACTATTAATCAAATTGCTGCTGGTGAGGTCATAGCAAATGCAGCTTCTGTTGTTAAGGAATTGGTAGAGAATTCTTTAGATGCAGAAGCTGATGAAGTAGAAGTTGAAACTTTAGGAGGCGGTCAAGGCACTATTGTTGTTAAGGATAATGGCTGCGGTATGGCAGTTGCAGATGTCCTTCTAGCATTACAGCGCCATGCGACTTCAAAAATTGGGGCGTTTTCAGATCTTTTCTCTTTAAAGAGCTTTGGGTTTCGAGGGGAAGGCCTCCCCTCGATTGCTTCTATTTGTAAAATGGAAATTCAATCTTCCCTACGAGGAGGAGAGGGATCCCGTACTGTAATTCATGGCGGCAACGTTGTTTTTTCGGAACCTTTTGCACGTCAGACAGGGACAACAATTTTAGTTCATTCTTTGTTTTATAATGTCCCAGTACGCAAGGACTTTCAAAAAAGCCCACAGGCAGATCGGGTTGCGATACGTAAGCTCCTAGAAAACTGTGTTTTAACAACAGGGCATGTAGGTTGGTCTTGGATAAGCGAGGGAAATCGCGAACTCCATATTTCTAAATATCAGCAATTTGAAGATCGTGTTGCTTTTGTTATGGGAGAGGGCTTTATGCAGGAAGCCCTTAAGATAGATGTAGAAAACGATATGATGCGAATTGTAGGTTTTTTAGGGTCTCCTAATTTTCATCGACCTACACGCCAGGGACAAAAGATTTTTGTTAATGATCGTCCTATAGACTCTCTTTTTATTTCTCGTATTGTTGGCGAAGTTTATACTTTAGTTCTTCCCTTACAACGGTATCCTGTTTTTGTCCTCAAACTGTATCTCCCTCCTGCTTGGTGTGACTTTAATGTTCACCCCCAAAAAGCTGAAGTGCGGCTCCTCAAAGAAGACATCATTGGAGAAAAATTAAAGGAAGCCCTTATAGAGGTGCTCACTTTGCCACAAGGGATTCGTGAATGTCGGGAGTTCTTGATTGTCGATGATGTCGACAAAGAACTGCAATGTATTCCTACGGTTTCTTTATGGGAGGAGCACAAAGGTAACAGTTCTTCTGGCTTTTCTTATTCCCCATCTTTGCCTATGGATTCTGTCCCACTTGTTGTAGAAGTCCATAAAGAAAAGAGTCAGGGACTTCCTATGCAAATGGATTGGCTTGGATCTAGAAACGTACGCTTTTTAACGTCTTTAGGTCGCGTTGTTCTTGCTGAAGATCTGGAAGGGGTTCATGTCATTTTTACAGCAGCGGCTCGGAAGCATTTATTTTATTTGTCATTAGTAGGAGAGGAGCGCCCTATATATAAAACACAAATGTTGCTTCTTCCCGTACAATTACAAGTAACGACTCAGGAAGCGCTTTTTTTTTCTTTATATACACAAGAACTTAGCCGATTGGGAATTGGAATTTCTCAAATTGGCCCAAACAATTTTACTATAGAAAGTGCTCCCTCATTTATTAATGAAGAGGAGCTAAAAGCTTGGATTTTAATGTTAGCCGCTGGGAGTACCACAAACATAGAATCCAAGGGTTTGTCACATGTGATTAAGGAAACATTGGCGCGAGCAGTATTTTCTAAAAACTCGCAGATTTTTGATGTATCTTGGCTAGCTCTTCTTTGGGCGGTAGGAAAACCAGAAAAAGGATTTGACGGTACACAAATTTGTCGGATACTTTTAGATTCAGATTTTATTTAA